The Sorangiineae bacterium MSr11367 genome window below encodes:
- a CDS encoding MBL fold metallo-hydrolase: protein MRVWILGSGSSGNAAIVEADGSRVLLDCGMGPRAVANRLRARDAGHVYPDGIDAIVVTHEHHDHIAHLEAHARTLGVPVYLHPGIAARRVRERYEVRTYEARTQFHVGSLCIEALPVPHDAPQAALRVSTAQAAFGLVSDIGHVPPDLAPFLGACDVAVIEANYCPELLWIGPYPPSLKRRVSGGTGHLANHEAAELASQLVGSRLSRLVLGHISRTNNMPERALEAVRQKSGALDVQAISPGAVAVLDVTSSHRGAVKSGARRRPTQLAFAF from the coding sequence GTGCGTGTTTGGATACTCGGGAGCGGCTCCAGCGGTAACGCGGCCATCGTCGAAGCGGACGGCTCCCGGGTGCTCCTCGACTGCGGCATGGGGCCGCGTGCCGTTGCGAATCGGCTGCGGGCGCGGGACGCCGGGCACGTGTACCCCGATGGCATCGATGCCATCGTCGTGACGCACGAGCACCACGACCACATTGCCCATCTGGAGGCGCACGCGCGGACGCTCGGCGTGCCCGTGTACCTGCACCCGGGCATCGCCGCGCGGCGGGTGCGCGAGCGCTACGAGGTGCGCACGTACGAAGCGCGCACGCAGTTTCACGTGGGCTCGCTCTGCATCGAGGCGCTGCCCGTGCCGCACGATGCGCCGCAGGCCGCGCTGCGCGTCTCCACGGCGCAGGCGGCCTTCGGGCTGGTGAGCGACATCGGGCACGTCCCGCCCGACTTGGCGCCCTTCCTCGGGGCGTGCGACGTCGCCGTCATCGAGGCCAACTACTGCCCGGAGCTGCTCTGGATAGGTCCCTACCCGCCGAGCCTCAAACGGCGCGTCTCGGGCGGGACAGGGCACTTGGCCAACCACGAGGCCGCGGAGCTGGCGTCGCAGCTCGTGGGCAGTCGCCTCTCGCGTCTCGTCCTGGGCCATATTTCCCGTACGAACAACATGCCCGAGCGTGCCCTTGAGGCAGTGCGTCAGAAGTCGGGGGCGCTCGACGTGCAGGCCATTTCACCGGGCGCGGTTGCCGTGCTGGACGTCACGTCCAGCCATCGGGGCGCAGTAAAATCGGGCGCTCGGCGCCGGCCAACGCAGCTGGCCTTCGCGTTCTAG
- a CDS encoding oxidative damage protection protein, translating to MSERIVHCRLLKQDLPGLARPPYKNELGQKIYNEVSKDAWDRWLKDSVKYINTYRLDLASPEGQKFMLKQAAVYFGFEEGELAQTAFVPRDDESK from the coding sequence ATGTCCGAACGTATTGTCCATTGCCGCCTGTTGAAGCAAGACCTCCCGGGGCTCGCCCGCCCGCCGTACAAGAACGAGCTCGGGCAAAAGATCTACAACGAAGTGTCCAAAGATGCCTGGGACAGATGGCTCAAGGACTCGGTCAAGTACATCAACACGTACCGCCTCGACCTGGCCTCTCCCGAGGGGCAGAAGTTCATGCTGAAGCAGGCTGCGGTCTACTTCGGCTTCGAGGAAGGTGAGCTCGCGCAGACGGCGTTCGTCCCGCGCGACGACGAATCCAAATAG